Proteins encoded together in one Oxalobacteraceae sp. CFBP 8761 window:
- a CDS encoding PAS domain S-box protein, producing MQNPQSFWHRLTPRGLGARLALAFTLMSGILTLLLVEVVERSATAQVKTSIGGGLGEMAMQTADKLDRGMYERFREVRLMARRNDLISPETSQAERRRILADMQSTYGYYEWIGLAAMDGTVLVEARGLLEGKNVAKRPWFSNALAGKHVGDVHEAVLLAKLLPVQQGEPRRFVDVAFPYLDANGQPAGVMGTHLSWEWAREVERSIIAPVQTRNKVQALIVSAEGVVLLGPQDLLDTTVRLGSLNAARKGRTGYAVERWPDGHDYLVGYASTKAVGDYPGLGWHVLVRQDLQDAYAPVRQLRSRALWSGGALALLFSLGGWLLARRITRPLAALAHSADGLRRGDTHELVPAGSSYTEVHQLSGALNALVTALVQRRADLQTLNDTLEQRVDRRTRELERALVAVRASEGRIIAIVEAAQDAFIAVDLRGMIVDWNPAAERMFGWTRHEAVGWPLAEMILPERYRDSIGKALQAFRQNGQFMLARRMERTVINRQGFEFTVESTVTLAGEGEDAFFSIFLHDISDRKKVERMKNEFVSTVSHELRTPLTSIHASLSMLDGGMAGNLPPDAARLVAIASQSCDRLMRMVNDLLDIQKIEAGHMEYQRTAQLLAPLMHHVADAMEGQARQAGVTVRLDMPPGAEFVQAEIDHDRMVQVLTNLVSNAIKFTPGGKDVILGLAQRPGWARLSVTDEGPGIPPAFQSRVFERFAQADAADSRQRSGSGLGLSISKAIVEEHGGSIGFETRAGAGTRFTVELPLA from the coding sequence ATGCAGAATCCCCAATCCTTCTGGCATCGCCTGACCCCGCGCGGGCTGGGTGCACGGCTTGCTCTCGCGTTCACGCTGATGAGCGGCATTCTCACGCTGCTGCTGGTCGAAGTGGTCGAACGCTCCGCGACGGCGCAGGTCAAGACCAGTATCGGCGGGGGGCTGGGCGAGATGGCGATGCAGACCGCCGACAAGCTCGATCGCGGCATGTATGAACGGTTCCGCGAAGTGCGCCTGATGGCGCGCCGCAATGACTTGATTTCCCCCGAGACGAGCCAGGCTGAACGGCGCCGCATCCTGGCCGACATGCAGTCTACCTACGGTTATTACGAATGGATCGGCCTGGCCGCCATGGACGGCACGGTGCTGGTCGAGGCGCGCGGGCTGCTCGAAGGCAAGAACGTCGCCAAGCGGCCCTGGTTCAGCAATGCACTGGCAGGTAAACATGTCGGCGACGTGCACGAGGCAGTGCTGCTGGCCAAGCTGTTGCCGGTGCAGCAGGGCGAGCCGCGCAGGTTTGTCGACGTGGCCTTTCCTTATCTGGATGCCAATGGCCAGCCGGCCGGCGTGATGGGCACGCACCTGTCGTGGGAATGGGCACGCGAGGTCGAACGTTCGATCATCGCGCCGGTTCAGACCCGCAACAAGGTGCAGGCACTGATCGTCAGTGCCGAAGGCGTGGTGCTGCTCGGGCCGCAAGACCTGCTCGACACGACCGTCAGACTGGGCAGCCTGAATGCGGCGCGCAAAGGGCGCACCGGGTATGCAGTCGAGCGCTGGCCGGATGGGCATGACTATCTGGTCGGCTACGCGTCAACCAAGGCCGTAGGCGACTACCCTGGCCTGGGCTGGCATGTGCTGGTACGCCAGGATCTCCAGGATGCCTACGCGCCGGTACGGCAATTACGCTCGCGCGCCCTGTGGAGCGGCGGCGCACTTGCGCTGCTGTTCTCGCTGGGCGGCTGGCTGCTGGCGCGCCGCATCACGCGCCCGCTGGCGGCGCTGGCCCATTCGGCCGATGGCCTGCGCCGCGGCGACACGCATGAACTGGTGCCGGCCGGGAGCAGCTATACCGAAGTGCATCAGCTGTCGGGCGCGCTCAATGCGCTGGTGACGGCGCTGGTGCAACGCCGCGCCGATCTGCAGACCCTGAACGACACGCTGGAACAGCGGGTCGATCGCCGCACCCGCGAACTGGAACGCGCGCTGGTCGCGGTGCGCGCCAGCGAGGGCCGCATCATCGCCATCGTCGAGGCAGCGCAGGATGCATTCATTGCGGTCGACCTGCGCGGCATGATCGTCGACTGGAACCCGGCCGCCGAACGCATGTTCGGCTGGACCCGGCACGAGGCCGTGGGCTGGCCGCTGGCAGAAATGATCCTGCCCGAACGCTACCGCGACAGCATCGGCAAGGCGCTGCAGGCATTCCGCCAGAACGGCCAGTTCATGCTCGCCCGCCGCATGGAACGCACCGTGATCAACCGCCAGGGCTTCGAGTTCACGGTCGAGAGTACGGTGACGCTGGCTGGCGAGGGCGAGGATGCGTTCTTCTCGATCTTCCTGCACGATATTTCCGATCGCAAGAAGGTGGAGCGCATGAAGAACGAATTCGTCTCGACCGTCTCGCACGAGCTGCGCACGCCGCTCACGTCGATCCACGCATCGTTGTCGATGCTCGACGGCGGCATGGCCGGCAACCTGCCGCCCGACGCGGCGCGGCTGGTCGCGATTGCCAGCCAGAGCTGCGATCGCCTGATGCGGATGGTGAACGACCTGCTCGATATCCAGAAGATCGAAGCAGGGCATATGGAATACCAGCGCACCGCCCAGTTGCTGGCGCCGCTGATGCATCACGTGGCCGATGCGATGGAAGGCCAGGCGCGCCAGGCGGGCGTGACGGTGCGTCTCGACATGCCACCGGGCGCCGAATTTGTCCAGGCCGAGATCGACCACGACCGCATGGTGCAGGTACTGACCAATCTGGTATCGAATGCGATCAAGTTCACACCGGGCGGCAAGGACGTCATCCTGGGCCTGGCGCAGCGCCCGGGCTGGGCGCGCCTGAGCGTGACCGACGAAGGGCCCGGCATTCCACCGGCGTTCCAGAGCCGCGTGTTCGAACGCTTCGCGCAAGCCGACGCCGCCGACTCGCGCCAGCGCAGCGGCTCGGGCCTGGGCCTCTCCATCAGCAAGGCGATCGTCGAAGAACACGGCGGCTCGATCGGGTTCGAAACCCGCGCCGGCGCAGGGACGCGGTTTACGGTGGAGTTACCGCTGGCCTGA
- a CDS encoding response regulator transcription factor: MPNEQASSPLVLVVEDDDHIAQVLRFMLERQGYRVTHLADGRVASAHIAAAAEAPALILLDVMLPYLDGFELVALVRARPDWNAVPILMLTAKNTERDTVRALDAGANDFVSKPFEPNALLARVRRLIQVQGA; encoded by the coding sequence ATGCCGAACGAACAAGCATCATCACCGCTGGTTCTGGTTGTCGAAGACGATGACCATATCGCCCAGGTACTGCGCTTCATGCTCGAACGCCAGGGCTACCGTGTCACGCACCTGGCCGACGGCCGTGTCGCGAGCGCGCACATCGCCGCCGCCGCCGAGGCACCGGCCCTGATCCTGCTCGACGTGATGCTGCCCTACCTGGACGGCTTCGAGCTGGTTGCGCTGGTGCGTGCACGGCCCGACTGGAACGCCGTGCCGATCCTGATGCTGACGGCAAAAAATACCGAACGCGATACGGTGCGCGCGCTCGACGCCGGCGCCAACGATTTCGTCAGCAAGCCGTTCGAGCCCAATGCCCTGCTGGCGCGCGTGCGGCGCCTGATCCAGGTCCAGGGCGCCTGA